From the genome of Candidatus Defluviilinea proxima:
GTCGAGTTATCTACTAGGATCAGTCCATCATGTGCGCCTTCGATGATCCCATTTTCGCCCAGCACAACTTTTTCCACATCAGGCGAATCAGGCAAATTGGTGAAAACCACGTCCACTTGTGACGCAACCTCTTTCGGCGAGTTCGCGCGGATGGCACCCTCCGCGATGAGTTCATCCACGGCGGCTTGGGAACGATTATGAACTACAACGGTAAACCCCGCTTTGAGCATGTTACGAGCAATGGACTTGCCCATCAACCCAAGTCCAATATATCCAACTTTAAGCATGAAAGACTCCTTGAGAATAGTAAAATCAACCAATGTCGATGATACAGGAAGCACTTGAAAAAATCCATATTAAACAACAAATGAAAGCCGAATGGTTGAATTTTTTCTTATTTTTCCTGTTGGCTTTGTTTATTCTATCAGGTGTATCGATTGTTCCATTTCACGGGGATGAAGCGACTTTCATCTGGTTAAGCCGCGACTATGACACTGTCATACGACGGGGACTAGTGAAGGATATCATGTTCGAACCCGATGGTGATGCCAAAGATGGTCAGAACACCCGCATGACAACGGGATCGATCTTCCCATTTTCGGTGGGGTTACTATGTGATATTGTAAACATGAATAATGATGCAGTAGTTAACAGGTGGGATTGGGTCTATCCGCCCGACGAAGGCGACCGTATGTGGAGCGAGAATATCAGGAATGGCAACCTGCCAAACACAACCCTTTTGCTTTTGGCGCGTTTTGTTTCGGCATTCGCAGGTGCCTTAAGCCTTGTATTCATTTTCCTTTCTGCCAGACGGCTATTATCTTCACAACTCTCAGCATGGATGGCTGTCCTATTGCTCGCCACACACGGAGATTTTTTAGTGAACGTCCGCCGAGCCATGCAAGAGGGCGTCAAGTTTCTTTTCCTGTCCATTGTGCTGTATGTTGCATCAGTTATGTTGACAGAAATAAGTCAACACAGACGTGTGTATGTATGGCTGGGTGTTGCCAGCGGCCTGACCCTCGCCGCCAAGCAAGATGCTGCACCAGTATTGGTGGCAATCTATATTGTCCTTGTTCTTATACCGCTCTGGAAAAGAGAAACGCAGTATGTGATCCTTTTAAATATCCTTTACATTTTTGCGTCTACCCTCGTTGCATTTGCTGTCTTTTATGCTTTGATGCCGGTCTTATGGCATTGGTTCTTGAACGTACCAGTATTGATTGGTATTGCCCTCCTTCTTTTTCATATCCCATCCATGCAAAATAAGAGGATAGCATTAATAGGTATTACTGTCTTACTAGCCATTACTATATGGATGGGAGCATACCAACCGCTTGGCGCACTAGTACACGAACGACAAAGAACTTTGAACGGACAGGTAGGGTATAGGATAAAGTACGATTTGTTTTATTTAGATACACCCAAAAAACGAGCCTTGTTCACCTTAAAGTCGCTTTTCAGATCAAGTGTGATGTATATGGAATCCCCTCGCTTTGATATTGGCCCGATCAATGAACAGATCGCGACGTATGAGGCATCACTCGTACATGGACGCATAAATTCGCTGGCTTTGGACACAATCACTGCGATACTGTTCTTTACAGGTATATGGACATTATTAAAACATTTCGGCATTAGGAGCTTGCTATTCTTCTCATTGCTTCTTATCCCTACGATCATTTTATGTATTACAGTTCCACTTGCATTTCAACGATACTTCTTGATCCTGCAAATCCCATACTCCCTTATCGCGGGGGCAGGAGTTGGGCAGGCTTGGGAATGGGGAAAAACATTAACTGAACAGTCAATAAGACAGAAAAGCTAAAAGCAAAGAGCCTGCTTCTCTTTCGAGGAGCAGGCTCCAGTTAAGAACGATTCGAGCGGCGGGTTATTTGATCTCGTACGTCATGCTGACGGTCACATTGAAGGTCAACTGCCCAGGTTGGATCGGCACAGCCGCGTCCATCACTGCTCCACCACCGCCACCTTTACCAGCATAGACGGGGTAAGGCTGGCTATCGTAGAAACCGACGGATTGCACTTCGCCAAGTTTGACGTTGGCGGCATCGGCCAATTCCTGTGCCTGTGTGGAGGCATCCTTCACAGCATCGGCACGAGCTTTCTTGAGAGCATCGCTCTTATCGGCCACGTCGAACTGAATGCTGTTGACGGTATTCGCGCCAGCGGCCACAACCGTATCGAGCAGGTCGCCGAGTTTGCCGAGGTCACGCACGGTCACATAAACGGTGTTATCCACCATATAGGTCTTTTCGCCGGTAGGGGTGCCAGTCTGCGGATCGTACTTATCTTGAGGATAGATGCTGAAGTTGGTGGTGCGAATATCCTTTGCATCGATGCCGAAATCTTTGAGCGCCTGGATCATCTTTTGAGTCTGGGTATTATTTTCAGCCACAGCCTCAGCCGCACTCGGCTTTTCGGTGTGAACACCCACATAGATGTAGGCAATGTCTGGCACGAGGTCTACAGACCCATTGCCTGTCACATTGATCGTGCGCAGGGGCGGTTGTGCCGCCTGATTGACGGTAGTCGGCCCGCACGCGCTAATGACCAGCGCAAACAAAGCCAATGCAGTTACAAGTAAAAATTTGTTTTTCATCGTGATTTTCTCCTTTGTTGTATATCTTGCACATTAGACGCCCCCAGTTCCAAAAAGTTCCTGCGATACAAGGTTACAGTACTTGAATTTTAGTCCATTTGCCTGTACAATTCTTGCACATTTGTTCTAGTGACATGCCAATAGACTACCAGCAAATCTACGCAAAGATACAAGAGATCGGCAAAGGCGCACGCGAACGCAAGAAAACACTGGACGAAAGACGTTCCAAAGCGCGCGAATTGCTGAATGTATACGCGTCTGAATTGGATGCGCTTCGCTCCAAAGTGGACTCGGCCAAAGCGATTGACCCAAACATCCGATGCGCGTTACCGCTTGATGAACCACTCGCCTCATCCTACCCCCCGCCTGATTCAGCTATCCAAGCCACCTTAATCGCCGCTGACGGTTCGCAGATCAACCCAGACCGTCATGCCGCGATCCAGTTTTCGTTGGTCAATGTCGGTGCGATCACGATGCGTCTCAATTCTGGCGAAGCGCCCAAGATCGATACTGAAAGCGAGTTGCTCTACGGCGAAGATCTTCTCCCCAATGGCATTCCGCTTTCAGATGGCATGGTGGCCCTCAAACGTGATGTCGCCGAACGCACCAAACTGGATGAATTATCCAAAGGCATCGAGGGACCCGTTGTTACATTTACAGATGGCCCTGTTGAATTGTGGGGTGCAAAAGGCGAAGACGCACAATCCTATTTTGATTACGTTGAAAAATATAAGGGCGTGCTCTCACGCTTGCAATCCCGTGGGGTCATCACAGCTGGATATGTAGATAAGCCGTCCGCTGATCTGGTTGTACGTTTGATTGAAATCATGATGGCAGACAATGAACAAATTCAAAAGCTACGTGAATTCCATCCGTTGCGCGGGGTGAGTGACCGTTGGTTGTACGGCGAACATACAAATCCGCTTTTGCCACCGGGGCATCGCTCGGCCATATTCCAAATTCAATCAAGTTCAGAGAAAAGCTATAAAGGCACCTTATCTTTACACTTCTTCTATCTCAACGTCGGCACAGAGGGACATCCCTGGCCTGTGCGTGTTGAAATCCCCAAGTGGGTGGTGGATGATAAGCAGAAACTGGACTTATTACATGGTGTGCTTGTTGAGCAATGCCGCATGATGGGAAGTAGACCATACCCATATCTATTGCATCGTGCGCATGAGACCGCAGTAGTAAAGAATGAAGAGAAACAACAGATCGAGCAGTTGCTGACTCTGGAGTTACGCAAGAACAACGAAGACGTGGACGACGGTTCGTACAAACAGTCCGCGAAGGATTTGCAGGGAAGAACGAAAAGATAATTTATCGTAGGGGCGGGTCTGAGACCCGCCCCTACGGAGGAATGAACATGACACAACAACCAATTGAAATCGGACGGTTACTCCGCGCAGGGACAACAGGCTTCATCGCGGGATGCCGCGTGAATCAGTTAAATGCCCCATCGTTTGGAGCGCTCGTCCGCGCGCCGCTGGGAGATGGGTATCAGATCTTCGGGCTGATCCATGATATTCACATTGACGATGATGGGCTGGTGCGTCAACTTGTGACGGCGGACAACGTCAGTGAGGAAGTGATGCGCGATAACCGTGAACGGCGAATCGTGCCTGTGGAGATGTCTGTGTTGGCAGTGGGATACGAGCAGGATGGGAAGATATTCCATTTGTTGCCGCCACGTCCGCCATTGAGCTTGGATGTGATCTATAAGTGTGAAGCAGAAGATATAGCACGGTTCACGCAAAAGTTCGGGTATTTCAGGCATATCATCAATTCAAAGGATGTACCTGTGGGCGAAGTGGTCGCGGCACATATTTTGCAGGCACAGTCCGCGCACAAGGATAAGGGATGGCAGGAACGA
Proteins encoded in this window:
- a CDS encoding phospholipid carrier-dependent glycosyltransferase, giving the protein MSMIQEALEKIHIKQQMKAEWLNFFLFFLLALFILSGVSIVPFHGDEATFIWLSRDYDTVIRRGLVKDIMFEPDGDAKDGQNTRMTTGSIFPFSVGLLCDIVNMNNDAVVNRWDWVYPPDEGDRMWSENIRNGNLPNTTLLLLARFVSAFAGALSLVFIFLSARRLLSSQLSAWMAVLLLATHGDFLVNVRRAMQEGVKFLFLSIVLYVASVMLTEISQHRRVYVWLGVASGLTLAAKQDAAPVLVAIYIVLVLIPLWKRETQYVILLNILYIFASTLVAFAVFYALMPVLWHWFLNVPVLIGIALLLFHIPSMQNKRIALIGITVLLAITIWMGAYQPLGALVHERQRTLNGQVGYRIKYDLFYLDTPKKRALFTLKSLFRSSVMYMESPRFDIGPINEQIATYEASLVHGRINSLALDTITAILFFTGIWTLLKHFGIRSLLFFSLLLIPTIILCITVPLAFQRYFLILQIPYSLIAGAGVGQAWEWGKTLTEQSIRQKS
- a CDS encoding SIMPL domain-containing protein (The SIMPL domain is named for its presence in mouse protein SIMPL (signalling molecule that associates with mouse pelle-like kinase). Bacterial member BP26, from Brucella, was shown to assemble into a channel-like structure, while YggE from E. coli has been associated with resistance to oxidative stress.), whose amino-acid sequence is MKNKFLLVTALALFALVISACGPTTVNQAAQPPLRTINVTGNGSVDLVPDIAYIYVGVHTEKPSAAEAVAENNTQTQKMIQALKDFGIDAKDIRTTNFSIYPQDKYDPQTGTPTGEKTYMVDNTVYVTVRDLGKLGDLLDTVVAAGANTVNSIQFDVADKSDALKKARADAVKDASTQAQELADAANVKLGEVQSVGFYDSQPYPVYAGKGGGGGAVMDAAVPIQPGQLTFNVTVSMTYEIK
- a CDS encoding DNA double-strand break repair nuclease NurA, translated to MPIDYQQIYAKIQEIGKGARERKKTLDERRSKARELLNVYASELDALRSKVDSAKAIDPNIRCALPLDEPLASSYPPPDSAIQATLIAADGSQINPDRHAAIQFSLVNVGAITMRLNSGEAPKIDTESELLYGEDLLPNGIPLSDGMVALKRDVAERTKLDELSKGIEGPVVTFTDGPVELWGAKGEDAQSYFDYVEKYKGVLSRLQSRGVITAGYVDKPSADLVVRLIEIMMADNEQIQKLREFHPLRGVSDRWLYGEHTNPLLPPGHRSAIFQIQSSSEKSYKGTLSLHFFYLNVGTEGHPWPVRVEIPKWVVDDKQKLDLLHGVLVEQCRMMGSRPYPYLLHRAHETAVVKNEEKQQIEQLLTLELRKNNEDVDDGSYKQSAKDLQGRTKR